From the Haemophilus parainfluenzae genome, the window AGCAAAACAGGTAAAAATGAACGGTGAAATTGCCGATATTCCACGTGCAAAAGTTTATGGCGGAGAGCAAATTGAGATTTCGGTAGAAGTGGAAGATGAAAACCGTTTTGAGCCACAAAATATTCCACTCAATATCGTTTATGAAGATGACGATATTATCGTGATTAACAAACCTAAAGATCTCGTCGTCCACCCTGGTGCAGGCAATCCGGATGGCACGGTACTTAACGCGCTACTCTATCACTATCCACCTATTGCCGAAGTACCGCGCGCAGGAATTGTGCATCGTTTAGATAAAGACACAACGGGTCTCATGGTTGTTGCTAAAACGATCCCTGCACAAACTAAGCTCGTGCGTGACTTACAAAAACGCAAAATTACTCGTGAATACGAAGCCGTTGCAAGTGGCATTATGACCAAAGGCGGCACAGTAGATCAGCCAATGGCTCGTCATGCTACAAAACGCACATTGATGGCGGTTCACCCAATGGGTAAACCAGCTGTGACGCACTATCGCATTATGGAAAATTTCCGTAATTACACGCGTTTACGCTTACGTTTAGAAACCGGTCGTACTCACCAAATTCGTGTGCACATGGCACATATTGCGCATCCACTATTGGGTGATCAAACTTATGGTGGTCGTCCTCGTCCACCTAAAAACGCAAGTGAAGCCTTCACTGAAGTACTACGCAATTTTAAACGCCAAGCCTTACATGCGGTTATGTTGCGTTTAGCTCACCCGATTACAGGTGAAATGATGGAATGGTATGCGCCATTACCGGATGACTTTGTTGAATTACTTCATGCCTTAAAAGCGGATTACCTCGAACACAAAGACGAGTTGGATTATTAAGATGAAAACCATTGTTCCAAACTGGAATGTTCCACCACATATCCAAGCTTTTACAACCACAAGAGAAGGTGGTGTAAGCCTGCCGCCTTTCGAGAGTTTCAATTTAGGCGATCATGTCGAAGATGATAAAAGTGCGGTCAAAACTAACCGCACTTTATTGGTTGAAAAATTTAATCTGCCACATTTCCCGTTGTTTTTAACTCAAACGCACAGCACTCGTGTGATTACAGTACCTTATGAGGGAAATAATTTTGAAGCTGATGCAGTTTACACCAACCAACTAAACCAAGTATGTTTGGTGATGACAGCAGATTGCCTGCCGGTTTTATTCACTAATAAGCAAGGGACTGAAGTGGCCGCTGCCCATGCGGGCTGGCGAGGACTCTGTGATGGTGTATTAGAAGAAACCGTGAAATGTTTCCAATCAGCTCCCGAAGAGATTATCGCATGGTTTGGACCTGCTATCGGCCCTAATGCATTCCAAGTTGGCAAAGAAGTGATTGAGCAATTTATGGCTTTTGACCCGATTGCAGAAACGGCTTTTCGACCCGATCCGAATGAAGCAGGAAAATACCTTGGCAATCTTTATCAAATCGCCACACAACGCCTCAATAAATTAGGGATTACCCAAATTTACGGCGGTGAACATTGCACATTCACAGAAAAAGAGACCTTTTTTTCCTATCGTCGAGATGGCAAAACAGGCCGAATGGCGAGTCTGATTTGGATAAAAAAATAAACTCATCAATACAACAAACCGCACATTAAAGTGCGGTTTATTTTTGGCTTATTCTGAATAACTTTCGAACCAACTTTCTAAAATCAAGCAAGCAGAGATCCCATCGACTTTGCTTTTATTGAGAGCGCGATAACCGCCACGCTGGAAAATTTCATCTCTAGCAGAAACCGTCGTTAAGCGCTCATCTTGCAATTCTACTTTGATACCGAAACGACCATTTAAGCGATTGGCAAATTTTTTCGCACGAAGTGTTAAATCTTGCTCGGTACCATCCATATTTAAAGGCAATCCCACCACAATAACATCAGGCTTCCAATCCTTTAAACATTTTTCAATGGCATCCCAGTTTGGAATCCCATCTTGCGCTTTAAATGCGGGCAAGGCTTGCGCTGTACCCGTGATACTTTGCCCGACCGCACAACCGATACTTTTTGTGCCAAAATCAAACGCGATTGCCGTGATGCCCATTAACTATGCCCTACTTGTGAAAAGACAAAATTATGAGGATGAATCCCTAATAATTGATTCGCTGCGGGATAACGATCTTCATAAATCGTTTCAAACAAAATGGTGTCTGAAGCTGGTGCCACTAACCACGCATTATCCGCAATCTCTTGTTCTAACTGTCCAGCTGTCCAACTGGCACAACCGAGTGCAACCAGATATTTCTCAGGCGCATCCGCAGAACCAAATGTTTCCACAATATCTGCTGACGTGGTGAGATACATATCATCAGTAATTTTATAACTATGCTCAAATTCTTTCGCGGTTTTCTTATGCAGAATAAAACCACGCTCAGAATGTACTGGTCCCCCTGCAAGCACTAGTTCATTGCTAAAAGTGCGGTCATTTTTCATCATAAAATTCATTTTTGAATATAGCTCTGCAATGCTTAAATCGGTGGGCTGATTAATCACTAAGCCCATCGAACCTTGCTCATTATGCTCACACATATACACTACAGTATTTTGGAAATAATCCTCCAACTGTGGCATCGCAATTAAAAATTGCCCTTGTAAATCCATCATTATCCCAAATCTCCAAAACAAATTTGTAACGCACTAATTGCCGCCAAAGAGGCAGTTTCTGTGCGTAATACTCGCTTTCCTAATAAAATTTCAGTAAATCCTTGTTGTTCAGTTTGTGCGATTTCTTGAGGTGATAAACCGCCTTCTGAACCAATAAGTAAACGAACCCCTTCTTTAGGAATGGAAGGCAAGGTTTTAATAGAATATTGGGCTCTTGGATGCAAATTCAATTTCAGCGCACCATCATTTTCTGCACACCAATCTTGCAACTTCATTAATGGGCGAATTTCTGGTACAACGTTACGGCCACATTGTTCACAAGCCGCAATAGCTATTTTTTGCCATTGCTGGAGTTTCTTATCCATACGTTCGCCGTCTAGCTTCACACCGCAGCGTTCTGACCACAATGGTGTAATCACGTTAACGCCCAACTCTACGGATTTCTGAATGGTAAATTCCATTCGATCGCCACGAGAAATAACCTGCCCTAAGTGAATCGATAAATTCGACTCTTTATCACTCAATTCACAGCCTAGAATTTCCACCTTAACGGCTTTTTTGCTCGCTTCAATAATTTTCGCTGGATAAATATGATTACTTCCATCAAATAATTCAATTTGTTCACCTTCAGTCATACGAAGTACACGTCCTACGTGATTAGCCGCATCTTCTGAAAGTTGGCAAGTGAATTGATTTTTAAGGGATTCTGGGTGATAAATTCTTGGAATACGCATAATATTGAGTCTTTGATATAAGGAAAAAGTGCGGTCATTTTCAACCGCACTTTTAATATTTATTCTGTCGCTAAATCTTTTGGCAAACTTTCTAAAATGGTTCGCCAATAAGCAGAAGTCACTTGCTTGTGTTTACGAATACAACCTACCACTAAATCAGATTGCCCACTTTCACAAATATCGCGCAATTCAACATAGAAATCACGCGTGACTTGACGATGTTTCTCTTCGCTGAAAAACAATAAACCAATTTTATGATAAACCCCACGTAAGCTATTAAAAATCAAACGATAGAAAGGTTTATTAGCCATTACTGTAAACTGACGGAATAAGGCATAGTCAAATTCCATATAGCTTTCTGCGGTATTTTCTAATGAATCTAGCCCTTTAAACAAAGCAACCGAGGCTTTCGGCGAATTTTTTACGGCTTCATAAATATAAGATTCAGACATGCGACTACGCAATGAAAGCATATTTTCAATGATTAATGGCGCACTTTGACGATCTAAAGTAATTAAGGTTTCAATAATGCTTGGACCAGCTGTATCCCAAATATTATTGACTTTTGTCGGCTTGCCGTGTTGAATGGTAAGCCAGCCATCACGGGCCAAACGCTGCAATACTTCGCGTAATGTGGTGCGTGTTACACCAATTTTATCAGCTAAATCACGCTCAGAAGGAAGATTGGTGCCGGCGGGAAATACATTATCCCAAATACTTCTAACAATATATTCTTCGGCAAGAGCGGCTGGGCTTTGTGCCCGTAAAAGGGTATTATCTGTTTGCATAAATATAAAATAAATATAAAAAAAGCTTAAAAAGATCAAAAAAATGTGATTTATTCAATAAATCTTTAACTGGTCTATTATCCTTTAAAGCAGTATATATTACAATGACAAGACTATAAAAAAACGGAGTTCGATATGACTTACACACAAGCATTCATGAAAAACTTTCTGGGCGCGAGTCCAGATTGGTATAAATTAACCATTATTGCCTTCTTGGTAATTAACCCGATTTTATTCTTTTTTGTTAGTCCATTTTTTGCAGGCTGGCTACTCGTTGCAGAGTTTATTTTCACCCTAGCCATGGCATTAAAATGCTACCCTCTTCAACCAGGTGGTTTGTTAGCATTTGAAGCCATTGCCATTGGCATGACGAATGCCGAACACGTTAAAGCGGAGATCGTGGCAAACTTTGAAGTGGTTTTACTTTTAATCTTCATGGTCGCCGGTATTTATTTTATGAAGCAACTTTTGCTTTATGTCTTCACCAAATTATTAGTGCGTATCCGTTCTAAAATCGTTCTCTCTTTAGCATTCTGTTTCAGTGCAGCATTTCTTTCAGCATTCTTAGATGCGCTTACTGTTGTGGCTGTAATCATCAGTGTTGCCATGGGTTTCTATGGGGTTTATCACAAAGTGGCATCAGGGAAAAATCTACAGGATGCGGTTGATATTGCCGATGATAACAAAATCAAAAATCATGAAACTCTCGAAAAATTCCGCTCTTTCTTACGTAGCTTAATGATGCATGCTGGTGTCGGTACCGCACTCGGTGGTGTAATGACCATGGTGGGTGAGCCACAAAACTTAATCATTGCAGAACAAGCTAAATGGAATTTCATTGAATTTTTCTTCCGCATGGCTCCTGTGACAGTCCCTGTATTTATCTGCGGATTACTCACTTGTATTTTAGTCGAAAAATTTAAATTATTCGGTTATGGTGAGAAACTACCGGAAGAAGTATGGCAAGTCTTAGCAGATTTAGATCGTGAAAACGCACAAAAAATGTCTAAACAAGATAAGATTCGTCTTTCTGTCCAAGCGGTTATCGCGGTTTGGTTGATCTTAGGTTTAGCCTTCCACTTAGCAGCTGTAGGCATGATTGGTTTAAGTGTGATTATCCTTGCAACAACCTTTACTGGTGTAACTGATGAACACGCTATTGGTAAAGCATTCCAAGAAAGTTTACCTTTCACTGCATTATTAGTCGTATTTTTCTCTGTCGTTGCGGTGATTATCGATCAAAAACTCTTTGCGCCAATTATTCATTTCGTATTAAGTTCTGAAGAGAAAACACAGTTAGCATTATTCTACGGTTTCAATGGTTTACTTTCTGCGATTTCTGATAACGTATTCGTAGCAACGGTTTATATCAATGAAGCGAAACATGCCCTTGCAACAGGCGCAATTGCACCGCACCAATTTGAATTACTTGCTGTAGCAATCAATACAGGGACAAACTTACCTTCTGTTGCGACACCAAACGGTCAAGCAGCATTCTTGTTCTTATTAACATCGTCACTTGCACCGTTAATTAAACTTTCTTATGGTAGAATGGTCTACATGGCATTGCCTTACACTATCGTATTAACGCTAGTTGGTTTCCTTGCAATCGAATTTATCCTACCTGGAATGACGATTTGGCTTGCAAACCTTGGCTTAATTCTTCCAATTTAATGAAGCATAAGGAGAAAGAATGCTCGACTTTTTTAAGCAATTATCCCTTAAACGTTCAGCGTGGATCTTTTTGACATTTACTGCATTTGCCTTAGAATCGACCGCACTTTACTTTCAATACGGCATGGGTTTGCAACCTTGCGTACTTTGTGTTTATGAACGTTTAGCTATGGTAGGGTTATTTATAGCCGGTTTTATCGGCGCCTTAGCCCCTAGCTCGCTTATTGTCCGCATTCTTGCTCTTATTGTAGGTTTATTTAGTGCAATCAAGGGATTAATGATCTCCATTCGTCACCTTGATTTACAAATGAACCCTGCGCCATGGAAACAATGTGAATTTATACCAAACTTTCCAGAAACGTTACCATTCCATAAATGGCTACCTGCAGTGTTCAATCCAACAGGCAGCTGTAATGAAAGCCAATGGTCACTTTTCGGCATCACGATGGTGCAATGGTTGGTATTTATTTTCGCTGTCTATGTCATTGTGTTGGGATTAATTACACTTTCACAAGTGAAGAAAAGTCGAAATCGACGTCTCATTTTTAAGTAGTCTAATCGCATACTAAAAAGCCTAGAGATATTCTCTAGGCTTTTTTATTACTGAAAGTCATTCTGTACTCAACATTATTCAAGAAAGAAATACCAATAAGGCATTAAGATCAACCAAATAAAGGCACTGAGAATAACAACAAATTTAAAACTGAAGTGTTTGGTTTTATGACGAAAGCGTTTCATCCCGCAATAAACACCAATAAAACCACCAAGCAGGCTTAATAGAAAGAAAGTATTTTCAGAAATTCGCCAGCCGTGACGAACCGCGCGGACTTTATCTTTCCACATTAAAAAATAAGCGGCGATATTTACCGCCGCTAACATCACAAATAAAAGCTGAATCAGCATTATGCGTAAACTGGAAGACGTTTGCAGATTGCCAATACTTTTTCTTTGGTTGCTGCAATCACTTGTTCTTCGTTTTCTTTGCCTAATGCATCTAATACATCACACATCCAGCCGGCTAACTCACGGCAGTCTTGTTCGTTAAAGCCACGACGAGTCACCGCTGGTGTACCAACACGAATACCAGAGGTCACAAATGGTTTTTGTGGATCATTTGGTACAGAGTTTTTATTCACCGTAATATTCGCCTTACCTAACGCAGCATCCGCTGCTTTACCGGTTAAGCCTTGTTTAATGAAACTCACTAAGAATAAATGGTTTTCTGTGCCATTTGAAACCACGTCATAACCGCGTTGTTTAAACACTTCTACCATTGCTTTCGCATTTTTAATCACATTCGCTTGGTATTCTTTATAAGCTGGCTCTAATGCTTCTTTGAAACATACGGCTTTCGCTGCAATAATGTGAACCAATGGGCCACCTTGGTTTGCTGGGAAAACAGAAGATTGTAAGCGTTTATAAAGTTCTTCATCACCGTAAGAAGAAAGGATTAAACCACCACGTGGACCACCTAAGGTTTTATGGGTAGTTGTTGTGACAACATGTGCGTATGGTAATGGGTTTGGATATAAACCTGCTGCGATTAAACCTGCAACGTGCGCCATATCCACAAATAAATACGCGCCCACTTCATCGGCGATTTCACGCATTTTTTTCCAATCTACTACTTGAGAATAAGCAGAGAAACCCGCCACAATCATTTTTGGTTTGTGCTCTAATGCTTTTTGACGCACATCTTCATAGTCGATTAAACCATCAGCAGTGATACCATAAAGTACAGAATTATAGATTTTACCAGAGAAGCTCACTTTCGCCCCGTGGGTTAAGTGACCACCGTGTGCTAAATCCATCCCTAAAATGGTATCACCCGCATTGATTAATGCGCCATATACCGCCGCATTAGCTTGTGAACCAGAATGTGGTTGTACGTTTACATAATCCGCACCAAACAACTCTTTAGCACGATCAATCGCTAACTGCTCGACAATGTCTGCGTACTCACAACCGCCGTAGTAACGTTTACCTGGGTAGCCTTCAGCATACTTGTTAGTAAACTGTGAACCTTGCGCTTCCATTACGCGTGGGCTCGCATAGTTTTCAGATGCGATAAGCTCGATATGCTCTTCTTGACGACGATTTTCGCCCTGAATGGCTTGCCATAGAACCGGATCGTAATCAGCGATGTTCATACTTTTTTTAAACATTGTGTTTTCCTCGTTGTTTGAATTATTTGTGTATAGTTTACCTGTTTCCAAGTAAAAACTTAATCAAAAATTTCGATCATATTTTTCATTATTACAATGAAAAACATTCATTTATCTAAATCGAGCCTTTTTCTTTCACTAACTTCTCAATTAGTTTAACTTCTTTTGTTTTCTCGCCAGCTCCCAGTTTACGGCATTGGCTGGTTTCTTTTGTATAAGTATTAAAATTGGTCATATTGGTTGGGCTTTTCATTTTAATTTTCATATCTAAATGATTACCGCAGTTATTACAAGGTGAAACAAATTCCTTATCATATTCTTTAAATTCTGGAGATTGTTCAATAATTTTCGCAACTTGTGGTGAATGGGCTGTTTTAAATAGACGATCCGTAAAGTCATAACTTAACTTGCCATCATTCGCCTGCCATTTGGCTTTAGCTTGCAATAAATAACGCATCCAGCCTTCTTTTGTATCAATCTGTGAAATACCACG encodes:
- the rluD gene encoding 23S rRNA pseudouridine(1911/1915/1917) synthase RluD, which gives rise to MPQMTLTAEIQPEQMGQRLDQTLAELFPEYSRSRLKTWIEAKQVKMNGEIADIPRAKVYGGEQIEISVEVEDENRFEPQNIPLNIVYEDDDIIVINKPKDLVVHPGAGNPDGTVLNALLYHYPPIAEVPRAGIVHRLDKDTTGLMVVAKTIPAQTKLVRDLQKRKITREYEAVASGIMTKGGTVDQPMARHATKRTLMAVHPMGKPAVTHYRIMENFRNYTRLRLRLETGRTHQIRVHMAHIAHPLLGDQTYGGRPRPPKNASEAFTEVLRNFKRQALHAVMLRLAHPITGEMMEWYAPLPDDFVELLHALKADYLEHKDELDY
- the pgeF gene encoding peptidoglycan editing factor PgeF gives rise to the protein MKTIVPNWNVPPHIQAFTTTREGGVSLPPFESFNLGDHVEDDKSAVKTNRTLLVEKFNLPHFPLFLTQTHSTRVITVPYEGNNFEADAVYTNQLNQVCLVMTADCLPVLFTNKQGTEVAAAHAGWRGLCDGVLEETVKCFQSAPEEIIAWFGPAIGPNAFQVGKEVIEQFMAFDPIAETAFRPDPNEAGKYLGNLYQIATQRLNKLGITQIYGGEHCTFTEKETFFSYRRDGKTGRMASLIWIKK
- the ruvX gene encoding Holliday junction resolvase RuvX, which translates into the protein MGITAIAFDFGTKSIGCAVGQSITGTAQALPAFKAQDGIPNWDAIEKCLKDWKPDVIVVGLPLNMDGTEQDLTLRAKKFANRLNGRFGIKVELQDERLTTVSARDEIFQRGGYRALNKSKVDGISACLILESWFESYSE
- a CDS encoding YqgE/AlgH family protein, producing the protein MMDLQGQFLIAMPQLEDYFQNTVVYMCEHNEQGSMGLVINQPTDLSIAELYSKMNFMMKNDRTFSNELVLAGGPVHSERGFILHKKTAKEFEHSYKITDDMYLTTSADIVETFGSADAPEKYLVALGCASWTAGQLEQEIADNAWLVAPASDTILFETIYEDRYPAANQLLGIHPHNFVFSQVGHS
- the rsmE gene encoding 16S rRNA (uracil(1498)-N(3))-methyltransferase — protein: MRIPRIYHPESLKNQFTCQLSEDAANHVGRVLRMTEGEQIELFDGSNHIYPAKIIEASKKAVKVEILGCELSDKESNLSIHLGQVISRGDRMEFTIQKSVELGVNVITPLWSERCGVKLDGERMDKKLQQWQKIAIAACEQCGRNVVPEIRPLMKLQDWCAENDGALKLNLHPRAQYSIKTLPSIPKEGVRLLIGSEGGLSPQEIAQTEQQGFTEILLGKRVLRTETASLAAISALQICFGDLG
- the fadR gene encoding fatty acid metabolism transcriptional regulator FadR, whose amino-acid sequence is MQTDNTLLRAQSPAALAEEYIVRSIWDNVFPAGTNLPSERDLADKIGVTRTTLREVLQRLARDGWLTIQHGKPTKVNNIWDTAGPSIIETLITLDRQSAPLIIENMLSLRSRMSESYIYEAVKNSPKASVALFKGLDSLENTAESYMEFDYALFRQFTVMANKPFYRLIFNSLRGVYHKIGLLFFSEEKHRQVTRDFYVELRDICESGQSDLVVGCIRKHKQVTSAYWRTILESLPKDLATE
- the nhaB gene encoding Na(+)/H(+) antiporter NhaB — protein: MTYTQAFMKNFLGASPDWYKLTIIAFLVINPILFFFVSPFFAGWLLVAEFIFTLAMALKCYPLQPGGLLAFEAIAIGMTNAEHVKAEIVANFEVVLLLIFMVAGIYFMKQLLLYVFTKLLVRIRSKIVLSLAFCFSAAFLSAFLDALTVVAVIISVAMGFYGVYHKVASGKNLQDAVDIADDNKIKNHETLEKFRSFLRSLMMHAGVGTALGGVMTMVGEPQNLIIAEQAKWNFIEFFFRMAPVTVPVFICGLLTCILVEKFKLFGYGEKLPEEVWQVLADLDRENAQKMSKQDKIRLSVQAVIAVWLILGLAFHLAAVGMIGLSVIILATTFTGVTDEHAIGKAFQESLPFTALLVVFFSVVAVIIDQKLFAPIIHFVLSSEEKTQLALFYGFNGLLSAISDNVFVATVYINEAKHALATGAIAPHQFELLAVAINTGTNLPSVATPNGQAAFLFLLTSSLAPLIKLSYGRMVYMALPYTIVLTLVGFLAIEFILPGMTIWLANLGLILPI
- the dsbB gene encoding disulfide bond formation protein DsbB; this translates as MLDFFKQLSLKRSAWIFLTFTAFALESTALYFQYGMGLQPCVLCVYERLAMVGLFIAGFIGALAPSSLIVRILALIVGLFSAIKGLMISIRHLDLQMNPAPWKQCEFIPNFPETLPFHKWLPAVFNPTGSCNESQWSLFGITMVQWLVFIFAVYVIVLGLITLSQVKKSRNRRLIFK
- a CDS encoding DUF1294 domain-containing protein, which encodes MLIQLLFVMLAAVNIAAYFLMWKDKVRAVRHGWRISENTFFLLSLLGGFIGVYCGMKRFRHKTKHFSFKFVVILSAFIWLILMPYWYFFLE
- the glyA gene encoding serine hydroxymethyltransferase, giving the protein MFKKSMNIADYDPVLWQAIQGENRRQEEHIELIASENYASPRVMEAQGSQFTNKYAEGYPGKRYYGGCEYADIVEQLAIDRAKELFGADYVNVQPHSGSQANAAVYGALINAGDTILGMDLAHGGHLTHGAKVSFSGKIYNSVLYGITADGLIDYEDVRQKALEHKPKMIVAGFSAYSQVVDWKKMREIADEVGAYLFVDMAHVAGLIAAGLYPNPLPYAHVVTTTTHKTLGGPRGGLILSSYGDEELYKRLQSSVFPANQGGPLVHIIAAKAVCFKEALEPAYKEYQANVIKNAKAMVEVFKQRGYDVVSNGTENHLFLVSFIKQGLTGKAADAALGKANITVNKNSVPNDPQKPFVTSGIRVGTPAVTRRGFNEQDCRELAGWMCDVLDALGKENEEQVIAATKEKVLAICKRLPVYA